One genomic segment of Paenibacillus sp. FSL H8-0332 includes these proteins:
- a CDS encoding FtsX-like permease family protein, protein MFLAMKELMHSKMRFLMIIIIFVLLAWLVFILSGLGNGLSTLAASTFKTMKADYVIFEEGSQSSMSKSLLSDQLLAEVELLPNVSDAAPMGTSMATAMRANSTKNEDKLDIAIIGINPGSFLEPSVVEGQGLSAENPKGVIVNSTMKDEGYGVGDTFQLDGTTESLTIIGFVENQTYNHVASVFTPMAEWRKIAFAAPGSDKGISGPVNAIMLQGKDIDPGVVNSKLANIDTVTRSAAVQGMPGYKEENGTILMMLAFLLAIAAFVLGVFFYVMTMQKTNQFGIMKAIGASNRFLSKAIVSQVLVLSLTSIVVGVLLTYGTAAIMPKGMPFKLETTLVVTYSVILLVIAMLSSLVSVRKITKIDPLKALGRAE, encoded by the coding sequence ATGTTTTTAGCTATGAAAGAATTGATGCACAGTAAAATGAGATTTTTAATGATCATCATTATTTTCGTGCTCCTAGCTTGGCTCGTATTTATCTTATCAGGCTTAGGGAATGGTCTATCTACGTTGGCTGCGTCAACCTTTAAGACGATGAAGGCAGACTATGTCATTTTCGAGGAAGGGTCTCAGTCTTCAATGAGCAAGTCACTGCTGTCTGATCAATTATTGGCGGAGGTGGAGCTGCTGCCTAACGTGAGTGACGCTGCACCTATGGGAACTAGCATGGCAACAGCGATGAGGGCAAACAGCACCAAGAATGAAGACAAGCTGGATATTGCGATTATAGGAATTAACCCGGGAAGCTTCCTGGAACCGTCTGTCGTGGAAGGGCAAGGCCTATCTGCTGAGAATCCTAAGGGTGTGATAGTGAATTCGACCATGAAGGACGAGGGCTATGGCGTCGGGGATACTTTTCAATTAGACGGCACGACGGAATCATTGACGATTATAGGATTTGTGGAGAATCAGACCTATAACCACGTTGCCTCCGTATTCACTCCAATGGCCGAATGGCGGAAGATTGCCTTCGCGGCTCCGGGTTCAGATAAAGGCATTTCCGGGCCAGTTAATGCGATTATGCTGCAAGGCAAGGATATCGATCCGGGCGTCGTGAACAGCAAGCTCGCCAATATAGACACCGTTACGCGGTCGGCAGCAGTACAAGGAATGCCGGGGTACAAAGAAGAGAACGGGACTATTCTAATGATGCTGGCATTTCTGCTCGCCATCGCCGCCTTCGTGCTTGGGGTATTCTTTTACGTAATGACGATGCAAAAAACCAATCAGTTCGGCATTATGAAAGCTATAGGTGCCAGTAACAGATTCTTAAGCAAAGCCATTGTATCGCAAGTGCTTGTGTTATCGTTGACCAGCATTGTAGTCGGAGTCTTACTGACTTATGGAACAGCAGCCATTATGCCTAAGGGTATGCCGTTCAAGCTGGAGACTACTCTTGTTGTCACGTATTCTGTTATCCTGCTGGTTATTGCTATGTTAAGTTCGCTGGTATCGGTTCGAAAGATTACCAAGATTGATCCGCTCAAGGCGCTTGGGAGGGCTGAGTAA
- a CDS encoding TetR/AcrR family transcriptional regulator — MGRKQSFTETELLDTTKQLVLEHGYDGFHLKLLSQHLSGARSTIYQYYANKEEIVAACMKRVMSAVLDKALAIDEAEPMDALEQLLLVYVEESALHQLLGNASKINTANSAAAARDLEYIEAGHQTLKIQLSRLFERAQQNKDLRQDIPLPVLIGVFFNLIDTPNMLNIPTPAWGKLLFQMWIGGAKS, encoded by the coding sequence ATGGGAAGAAAACAGTCTTTTACAGAGACAGAACTGCTGGATACGACCAAACAATTGGTGCTTGAGCATGGATATGACGGGTTTCATCTCAAGCTGCTTTCACAGCATCTGTCAGGGGCCAGAAGCACTATCTATCAGTATTATGCGAATAAGGAAGAGATTGTGGCGGCTTGTATGAAGCGCGTAATGTCAGCGGTACTAGACAAGGCTTTAGCCATTGATGAGGCTGAGCCCATGGATGCCCTCGAACAGCTGCTTCTCGTATACGTAGAGGAGTCTGCGTTACATCAGCTTTTGGGAAATGCCAGTAAGATTAACACAGCTAATTCTGCTGCAGCGGCGAGAGATCTCGAATATATTGAGGCAGGACATCAGACGCTTAAAATTCAATTATCCCGCTTATTTGAACGCGCCCAGCAGAATAAAGACCTGCGGCAGGATATCCCACTTCCTGTACTTATTGGTGTGTTTTTTAACCTGATTGATACGCCTAATATGCTGAATATCCCTACTCCTGCTTGGGGTAAGCTGCTGTTTCAAATGTGGATTGGAGGGGCCAAGAGCTGA
- a CDS encoding TetR/AcrR family transcriptional regulator, protein MARPREFDQDKALEAAMHVFWEKGFEAASLSDLTARMGIQRPSLYSAFGDKKGLFEAALRKYTSSHAAYVRTSLHKHSSVKEAFRTFFEDVVSKEYGKSPSTGCFCINSMVELAPHDEKFAILTREHQMYLSVIFQETLERGLRSGELDTGINAKDLAQTLVISLIGLTVFLKSRPDRVVIDNFVKQILTLVALS, encoded by the coding sequence ATGGCCCGGCCACGTGAATTTGATCAGGATAAGGCGCTAGAGGCAGCTATGCATGTGTTTTGGGAAAAAGGGTTCGAAGCGGCCTCCTTAAGCGACTTAACCGCAAGAATGGGCATTCAGCGTCCAAGCCTATACTCTGCCTTTGGAGATAAAAAAGGCTTATTTGAAGCTGCCCTGCGAAAATATACTAGTTCCCATGCTGCCTATGTCCGCACCAGTCTGCACAAGCATTCTTCAGTTAAGGAGGCGTTCCGTACCTTTTTTGAGGATGTGGTGTCCAAAGAATACGGGAAAAGCCCGAGCACGGGGTGCTTCTGCATTAATTCAATGGTGGAGCTCGCTCCTCATGATGAGAAATTTGCGATCCTGACCAGAGAACATCAGATGTACCTCTCGGTCATCTTCCAGGAAACGCTTGAACGGGGCTTGCGGTCAGGGGAGCTGGATACGGGGATTAACGCTAAGGATCTGGCGCAGACACTTGTCATTTCGTTAATAGGACTTACGGTGTTCCTGAAATCCCGTCCGGACAGGGTAGTGATTGATAACTTTGTGAAACAGATACTTACGTTAGTAGCCCTATCCTAA
- a CDS encoding MFS transporter, translating into MSRKVALLFAITCGLAVANIYYAQPLLDAISSEFGITHSSVGIVITVTQICYALGLLLLVPLGDLLNRRWLIAGQMLVSVLALIIVGTAPTSMVLFIGIATVGLLAVVTQTLVAFAATLAAPAERGRTVGVVTSGIVIGILLARTFAGALTDLAGWRSVYLVSAGLTLIMAGVLFRVLPQSEPRRESLSYPQLLRSMFTLFAQERLLRIRAVLCLLIFTAFSILWTSLVLPLSAPPLSLSHTAIGAFGLAGVTGALAAARAGRLADRGLGQKTTGVALTLLLISWLPISYTPHSLLALIIGIILLDLAVQAVHVTNQSMILNLRPEARSRLTAGYMVFYSIGSATGSIASTSMYAYSGWNGVSLLGAIVSAVALIFWALTRHMK; encoded by the coding sequence ATGTCCCGCAAGGTTGCACTTCTGTTTGCCATCACCTGCGGACTCGCCGTTGCTAACATCTATTACGCCCAGCCCTTACTGGACGCGATCTCCAGCGAATTCGGGATTACGCATTCTTCCGTCGGCATCGTGATTACAGTGACTCAGATTTGTTACGCCCTTGGACTGCTATTGCTGGTGCCGCTCGGCGATCTGCTCAATCGGCGCTGGCTGATTGCCGGACAGATGCTGGTATCCGTGCTGGCTTTGATTATAGTGGGTACTGCCCCCACCAGCATGGTGTTATTCATAGGCATCGCTACGGTAGGATTGCTGGCGGTAGTGACACAGACGCTCGTTGCTTTTGCAGCCACCTTGGCTGCCCCGGCTGAACGCGGGCGCACGGTCGGTGTGGTGACCAGCGGAATTGTCATTGGTATTCTACTGGCGCGGACATTCGCCGGCGCGTTAACGGATCTGGCCGGTTGGCGTTCGGTCTACCTTGTCTCGGCAGGACTCACGTTAATCATGGCAGGTGTATTGTTCAGGGTGCTGCCGCAATCTGAGCCCCGGAGAGAATCCTTATCCTACCCGCAGCTTCTCCGTTCGATGTTCACCCTGTTCGCACAAGAACGGCTTCTGCGAATCCGTGCTGTGTTATGCCTGCTGATATTTACCGCCTTCAGTATCTTGTGGACTTCCCTGGTGCTGCCTCTCAGCGCTCCGCCGCTATCTCTGTCACATACTGCGATTGGAGCGTTTGGTCTCGCCGGAGTTACCGGGGCGTTAGCAGCAGCGCGGGCAGGCCGTCTGGCCGATCGGGGGTTAGGTCAAAAGACCACCGGTGTGGCGCTAACTCTGCTACTCATCTCTTGGCTGCCGATCAGTTATACTCCACATTCGCTGCTCGCGCTAATCATCGGGATTATCCTTCTTGACCTGGCCGTACAAGCCGTACATGTCACCAACCAGAGCATGATCCTTAATCTGCGCCCGGAAGCCCGCAGCAGGCTTACTGCCGGTTACATGGTCTTCTATTCCATTGGCAGCGCCACCGGATCGATTGCATCTACCAGTATGTATGCATACTCGGGCTGGAATGGAGTGTCCCTGCTCGGTGCAATAGTCAGTGCTGTGGCTCTGATATTCTGGGCATTGACCCGTCATATGAAATGA
- a CDS encoding MFS transporter: MRPRLLTRSFYYLWTTQTAANAADVLYIMALTVLVLDRTDSLVSAALMPLMRSAAQMVSGFIAPLLINRFKLPSLLLISQTGQFLLFVVLALYLQLNGAAASLTLVFALVFVMSFLDGWTVPARNALVPRLVTREEGLLQANGLISVSDQVVQFAGWGLSGLLVAFLGPSPALLLTAAIYGLAAAFTLGVREPAEAMAQMQGQPADSEPEPSSSKWKTLTEGWQVIWRMPRLRMLTFMDIIDMLGGSVWVGAFTLAFVQVALKQGEEWWGFINAAYFAGTVGGGLLVLSAVHLIGNRYLGAMLIGMAGYGLLTMVYALTTQPYIALVLVLLMGPFAELAVINRRTLIQRSTSRQMLPKVLSAQASLLHLVFCISLLVMAGLAERFGIVNLYLLAAVLTSLALVVGLLGRRAFRDEPESSAPSRPSL; this comes from the coding sequence TTGAGACCACGGTTGTTAACACGTTCCTTCTATTATCTATGGACGACCCAGACAGCCGCGAATGCCGCCGATGTCTTGTATATTATGGCGCTGACCGTGCTGGTGCTGGACCGGACCGATTCCCTTGTATCGGCGGCGCTGATGCCGCTGATGCGCAGCGCCGCCCAGATGGTGAGCGGCTTCATCGCCCCGCTGCTTATCAACCGGTTCAAGCTGCCCTCACTGCTGCTGATCTCCCAGACAGGCCAGTTCCTGCTGTTTGTGGTGCTGGCTCTGTACCTGCAGCTTAACGGTGCTGCTGCTTCACTCACCCTGGTCTTTGCCCTGGTATTTGTCATGTCCTTCCTGGACGGCTGGACCGTTCCGGCCCGTAATGCGCTGGTGCCGCGGCTCGTAACGCGGGAGGAAGGGCTGCTGCAAGCCAACGGTCTGATCAGCGTCAGCGATCAGGTCGTGCAGTTTGCGGGCTGGGGACTGAGCGGCCTATTGGTCGCATTCCTTGGGCCCAGCCCGGCGCTGCTGCTGACAGCGGCCATCTACGGGCTGGCAGCCGCTTTCACGCTTGGCGTCAGAGAGCCAGCAGAAGCAATGGCTCAGATGCAGGGACAGCCGGCAGACTCGGAACCGGAACCTTCTTCTTCGAAATGGAAGACCTTGACCGAAGGCTGGCAAGTCATCTGGCGTATGCCCCGCCTGCGGATGCTGACCTTCATGGACATCATCGACATGCTTGGAGGCTCGGTCTGGGTCGGTGCGTTCACGCTGGCCTTCGTCCAGGTGGCGCTGAAGCAAGGCGAAGAATGGTGGGGCTTCATTAACGCAGCCTATTTCGCAGGAACGGTCGGCGGCGGGCTGCTGGTCCTGTCGGCAGTGCATCTCATCGGCAACCGTTATCTGGGGGCGATGCTCATCGGTATGGCAGGCTATGGCCTGCTCACCATGGTGTATGCTCTGACTACCCAGCCGTATATAGCACTGGTCCTTGTCCTGCTGATGGGACCGTTCGCGGAGCTGGCGGTGATTAACCGGCGCACCCTGATCCAGCGCAGCACCAGCAGGCAGATGCTGCCCAAGGTGCTGTCAGCGCAAGCTTCGCTGCTGCATCTGGTGTTCTGCATCTCGCTGCTTGTCATGGCGGGACTAGCCGAACGGTTCGGGATCGTGAACCTGTATCTGCTGGCGGCGGTTCTGACATCGCTGGCTTTGGTGGTCGGCTTGCTCGGCCGCCGGGCATTCCGGGACGAACCTGAGTCATCAGCACCTAGCCGTCCAAGCCTGTAA
- a CDS encoding AarF/UbiB family protein: MKDVRFRRTMRMIFKFAWDFWWLGKLKYLMSRRRFAAKQRALYRKQAAYFTTTAMDMGGLIIKLGQHVSAQVDMLPKEVIDELSKLQDSVEFVDFSEIQQKVERELGASISEKFAEFSATPIAAASFGQVHRATLRTGEQVAVKVMRPGVEDIIAIDWKSIQVAISLLKRQKMITDFMDLDAVYDEFHDTIMEELDYQQEGRNAEEFKQQLAHRKDVVIPHIHWSCTTSQVLTMEFMEGVKINDSATLEAWGVDRTQLATSLIEMFVEQILLNGLFHADPHPGNVLVQPDGTIALIDFGMVGRIPGDMKTQMVALLLAVYLKDAHGAIDALNRLRFLRRNVDLEVFSRNLTLLFEQINGDTFDLSFVTSGDNVEELRNFLYSQPFQLPANTTFLGKAIGTVYGLCTGLDPELDLVGTVKPYVEQVVRRDLRGSVISKVVADGKDMLKDILPTTKKFMSAIDKMDSGGLRVKLASSLEQKLIETQNKNTQRLIATIIGAVLLLAGVNLWNEVNPIVSYVLGTLGLLIMLSQLRARGGRRDERHARQINTMRERSRLEKPKSNSNR, translated from the coding sequence ATGAAGGACGTACGGTTCCGAAGAACCATGCGGATGATTTTCAAGTTCGCCTGGGATTTCTGGTGGCTGGGCAAGCTGAAGTACTTGATGTCACGGCGGCGCTTTGCAGCGAAGCAACGGGCCTTATACCGCAAGCAAGCGGCTTATTTCACGACAACCGCCATGGATATGGGCGGGCTAATTATCAAGCTTGGGCAGCATGTGAGTGCGCAGGTGGATATGTTGCCGAAGGAAGTTATCGATGAATTGTCCAAGCTGCAGGATTCTGTAGAATTCGTAGATTTCTCCGAGATCCAGCAGAAGGTAGAGCGTGAACTCGGAGCATCTATAAGCGAGAAGTTTGCTGAGTTCAGCGCGACTCCTATTGCAGCAGCTTCCTTCGGACAGGTCCACCGGGCCACCTTGCGGACAGGTGAGCAAGTCGCCGTGAAGGTGATGCGTCCCGGGGTCGAAGATATTATCGCGATTGACTGGAAGTCCATCCAGGTCGCCATTTCGTTATTGAAACGCCAGAAAATGATTACAGACTTCATGGACCTTGATGCCGTGTATGATGAGTTTCATGACACCATTATGGAGGAGCTCGACTATCAGCAAGAAGGGCGTAATGCCGAAGAATTCAAGCAGCAGTTAGCCCACCGGAAGGATGTCGTGATTCCACACATTCATTGGTCCTGTACTACATCGCAGGTGCTGACCATGGAGTTTATGGAGGGTGTCAAAATCAATGATTCCGCCACGCTTGAGGCCTGGGGTGTTGACCGGACCCAACTGGCGACGTCGCTGATCGAAATGTTCGTGGAACAGATTCTATTGAACGGGCTGTTTCACGCCGACCCGCACCCGGGCAATGTTCTCGTGCAGCCTGACGGCACCATTGCCTTAATCGATTTTGGAATGGTCGGGCGGATTCCCGGGGATATGAAGACCCAGATGGTCGCCCTTCTGCTGGCCGTATATCTGAAAGACGCCCACGGCGCCATCGATGCCCTGAACCGCTTGAGATTTTTAAGACGCAATGTAGATCTGGAGGTCTTCTCCAGGAATCTTACGTTATTATTCGAACAAATCAACGGGGATACGTTCGACCTGAGTTTTGTGACGTCAGGCGACAATGTGGAGGAATTACGCAATTTCCTCTACTCCCAGCCTTTTCAGTTACCTGCCAATACCACATTCCTGGGCAAAGCCATAGGCACCGTGTACGGCCTCTGTACCGGACTGGACCCTGAGCTTGATCTGGTCGGGACGGTTAAGCCTTATGTGGAACAGGTGGTGCGGAGGGATCTGCGGGGAAGTGTCATCTCCAAAGTTGTAGCGGATGGCAAGGATATGCTCAAAGACATCCTTCCGACGACCAAGAAGTTCATGTCTGCAATCGATAAAATGGATAGCGGAGGCTTAAGGGTCAAGCTGGCGAGTTCCCTCGAGCAAAAATTAATCGAGACGCAGAATAAAAATACACAGCGGTTGATTGCCACCATCATTGGCGCAGTATTACTTCTGGCCGGGGTCAACCTGTGGAATGAAGTGAATCCCATCGTCTCTTATGTACTCGGCACTCTGGGGCTGCTCATTATGCTGAGCCAGCTTAGGGCGAGAGGAGGCCGCCGGGATGAAAGACATGCCAGACAAATAAACACTATGCGTGAACGCAGCCGCTTGGAGAAGCCGAAATCTAACTCGAATAGATAA
- a CDS encoding DUF3600 domain-containing protein translates to MNFNEKLRTVLQEEAGNLNAPPELKERILNQTVTGQGGRRMKKKWIVAGVLAATLLIPTGAFAGYHYLADSMYGSKEAAAVIGLTPQKYEELEAKLQRLKHNFSEEEAATVMSLLKELGEYNQLAADSQGAFHIEQLDADEQKAYKKLLVELEPYFKKMNETDKSQAKVSGADRGAFWDSLLEKAEQRLTEQEYRELEPIINQLKSYDAKVTDPDGSVHMDRLSAEEIQDQEKLLEALTPYVNKLDLMVKKSS, encoded by the coding sequence ATGAATTTCAATGAAAAGCTGCGAACAGTTCTGCAGGAAGAGGCCGGAAATTTAAATGCCCCACCGGAACTGAAGGAGAGAATACTAAATCAGACCGTAACCGGACAAGGGGGAAGACGAATGAAAAAGAAGTGGATCGTAGCAGGCGTTTTGGCAGCTACTTTATTAATTCCTACTGGAGCGTTTGCCGGATATCATTATCTGGCGGATAGTATGTATGGTTCGAAAGAAGCAGCGGCTGTGATTGGCCTAACCCCGCAGAAATATGAGGAGTTAGAGGCCAAGCTGCAGAGGTTGAAGCATAATTTTAGCGAGGAAGAAGCTGCCACGGTTATGTCCTTATTGAAGGAATTAGGCGAGTACAATCAGTTGGCGGCAGATTCCCAGGGAGCTTTTCACATAGAACAGCTTGATGCAGATGAACAGAAGGCTTACAAGAAATTACTGGTGGAGCTTGAACCGTATTTTAAGAAAATGAACGAAACGGATAAATCCCAGGCAAAGGTATCTGGCGCAGATCGTGGCGCTTTCTGGGATAGCTTGCTTGAGAAGGCTGAACAGAGGCTTACTGAACAGGAGTATAGGGAGCTTGAACCCATAATAAATCAGTTGAAAAGCTATGATGCCAAGGTAACTGATCCAGACGGAAGTGTTCATATGGATCGGCTGTCGGCAGAAGAAATACAGGATCAAGAGAAGTTATTGGAGGCGCTCACCCCTTATGTTAATAAGCTGGACCTAATGGTTAAAAAAAGCTCTTAA
- a CDS encoding sigma-70 family RNA polymerase sigma factor, whose amino-acid sequence MEHPKEYSQLITLTLAGSREAFSELYEATIRDVYQTVHFLVRETSEVDDIVQEIYIQMRRSLEHFDISRPFRPWLMGIAVRQIHAYRRKRWTHLRILKKAEQVNLVVEPEFTSKVVDKISNHSLLTSVESLPYKLKQVIILHYLNELSQEESAAILEIPLGTVKSRIHAALRKLRQKPENQTLLKGKVEDLHEFQ is encoded by the coding sequence ATGGAGCATCCAAAAGAATATTCTCAGCTCATTACGCTTACGCTAGCCGGCAGTCGTGAAGCATTTAGTGAGCTATATGAAGCTACGATCAGGGATGTATATCAAACCGTTCATTTCCTCGTTCGCGAAACATCTGAGGTGGACGATATCGTTCAGGAGATTTATATTCAAATGCGCAGATCTCTTGAACACTTTGACATCAGTCGTCCCTTTAGACCCTGGCTTATGGGAATAGCAGTGCGACAAATTCATGCCTACCGGAGAAAGAGATGGACGCATCTCCGAATTCTTAAGAAGGCAGAGCAGGTCAATTTGGTGGTGGAGCCTGAATTCACAAGTAAGGTTGTCGACAAGATCTCTAACCATTCCTTGCTTACAAGCGTAGAAAGTCTTCCATATAAGCTGAAGCAGGTGATTATTCTGCATTATTTAAATGAATTATCACAGGAAGAAAGTGCCGCGATCCTTGAGATCCCTCTGGGTACCGTGAAATCCCGTATTCATGCTGCACTGCGCAAGCTTCGTCAGAAGCCAGAGAATCAGACTCTTTTAAAGGGAAAGGTGGAGGATCTGCATGAATTTCAATGA
- a CDS encoding aldehyde dehydrogenase family protein: protein MWKADQETVIVEAFINGHHVPSRSQSAKENPAGPAEIVGYFPVTTKEQAVEAIEAAAEAFNIWKKTSIDERITRMRKAIEKIRAAENEIVHLLSREHGKPLYDAHGEIYVSLMWMEFACNEAASVLQEEVQEHDHGKTILSYDPMGVVAAISPWNYPIALSTIKIAPALLAGNTIVLKPSPFAPLAAAKVAELIAGEFPAGVINVVHGDADVGVELTSNPLVAKIAFTGGTATAKHIIKAASDTIKDMTLELGGNDAAIFLDSFDVQDERAMRRIVISNFLTTGQICMIAKRVYVHRSIYDAFVEKYIEAANRWIRIGDPFDANTTVGPVNNLKQKNYVQGLIEDARQRGAKVIPLGQILDQQRFEQGYYLQPTLVLDCDYHDPIVVEEQFGPTVPILPFDDVEQVIHLHNESIYGLTSSVWGQEEEAILVARQLEAGTTMINTAAVQGLDVRFPFGGFKQSGIGREYGAEGIRTYTEQHVINVPKTLDLPYIPE from the coding sequence GTGTGGAAGGCAGACCAAGAGACCGTTATTGTGGAGGCCTTCATTAATGGTCACCATGTACCCTCCCGTTCGCAGTCAGCCAAAGAGAATCCGGCGGGCCCGGCGGAAATCGTAGGCTATTTCCCTGTCACTACGAAGGAACAAGCGGTGGAAGCGATTGAAGCGGCGGCAGAAGCTTTTAATATATGGAAGAAGACCTCGATTGATGAACGTATTACCCGGATGCGTAAGGCAATAGAGAAGATTAGAGCAGCGGAGAATGAAATTGTCCATCTGCTGTCCAGAGAGCATGGCAAGCCCCTATATGATGCCCATGGTGAGATTTATGTCTCGTTAATGTGGATGGAGTTCGCTTGTAATGAAGCTGCATCCGTTCTACAGGAAGAGGTTCAGGAGCATGACCATGGTAAAACCATCCTGTCCTATGATCCAATGGGTGTGGTGGCAGCGATCAGTCCATGGAACTATCCGATTGCGTTATCTACGATTAAAATCGCTCCTGCCTTACTTGCAGGCAATACGATTGTGCTCAAACCGAGTCCATTTGCGCCACTGGCGGCGGCGAAGGTGGCAGAGCTGATCGCAGGTGAGTTCCCGGCGGGTGTCATCAATGTCGTTCATGGGGATGCCGATGTGGGTGTTGAACTGACTAGTAATCCTCTTGTCGCCAAAATCGCCTTCACAGGCGGAACCGCAACTGCCAAGCACATCATCAAAGCAGCTTCGGATACGATTAAGGATATGACGCTGGAGCTGGGCGGTAATGATGCGGCGATCTTCCTGGATAGCTTTGATGTTCAAGATGAGCGGGCGATGCGCCGGATTGTTATTTCTAACTTCCTGACGACAGGCCAGATTTGTATGATTGCCAAGCGTGTATACGTACACCGTTCTATCTATGATGCTTTTGTTGAAAAATATATCGAGGCGGCTAACCGCTGGATTCGCATCGGTGATCCCTTTGATGCCAATACGACAGTAGGTCCGGTGAATAACCTGAAGCAGAAGAATTACGTGCAGGGTCTGATTGAAGATGCGCGCCAGCGTGGGGCTAAGGTCATTCCTCTCGGCCAAATTCTGGATCAGCAGCGGTTTGAACAAGGGTATTACCTGCAGCCTACGCTTGTTCTGGACTGCGATTACCATGATCCTATTGTGGTGGAGGAGCAGTTCGGTCCTACCGTTCCGATTCTGCCCTTTGACGATGTGGAGCAGGTGATTCATCTGCACAATGAGAGCATCTATGGATTGACGAGCTCGGTGTGGGGGCAAGAAGAGGAGGCCATCTTGGTCGCACGTCAGCTCGAAGCGGGAACGACCATGATCAACACGGCTGCTGTGCAGGGGCTCGATGTCCGGTTCCCGTTCGGCGGCTTCAAGCAGTCCGGTATCGGCCGTGAATACGGCGCAGAGGGCATCCGCACTTATACAGAGCAGCATGTGATCAACGTTCCGAAGACACTGGATCTTCCTTATATCCCAGAGTAA
- a CDS encoding HAMP domain-containing sensor histidine kinase produces the protein MDTKLRKSKVDRRFLVDLIVFIVAVILWSFAVIEYSYAFGLNLDFSILSFVQKLLAVIILGILSGRLFLYFNAPPNERSLWHGSVLIDYFHMWRTGIRNSLQNWRITLVLMILFLLTAIAGICAWLAATYYSSYQLSWFILYELLYVLVVVPYILVKLRRFVAILNGSKEISEGNIQNAIQDTGKDALSQLADYINNMKVGYQSALENQMKSERLKTELITNVSHDLKTPLTSIINFVDLLKKEAYPTETARSYIDTLDRKALRLKLLIEDLFEVSKMASGTVELDIAYVDVATLLTQSIAESNTNMGQASLVIRERIANFPIHAYLDGNKMWRIFENLIGNAQKYSLPGTRIYIYLDETEDQVVFKIQNTSAYEIDFAAEELFERFKRADVSRQTEGSGLGLAIVKSIVELHGGEIKVEIHGDQFNVILHLPKQRFSYREKL, from the coding sequence TTGGATACAAAATTGAGAAAAAGTAAAGTAGACCGGCGTTTCCTGGTTGACCTTATTGTCTTCATTGTCGCCGTTATCTTATGGAGCTTTGCGGTGATAGAGTACTCATACGCGTTTGGGCTGAATCTGGATTTTTCAATTCTGAGCTTCGTCCAGAAACTGCTTGCCGTTATTATCCTCGGCATCTTGTCAGGCAGATTATTTCTTTATTTCAATGCGCCTCCGAATGAGCGCTCCTTATGGCACGGCAGTGTGCTGATAGATTACTTCCATATGTGGAGAACCGGTATCAGAAACAGTCTGCAAAACTGGAGAATAACACTTGTCCTTATGATCTTGTTTTTATTAACTGCGATAGCCGGCATTTGTGCTTGGTTAGCTGCCACCTATTACAGCAGTTACCAACTGAGCTGGTTCATACTGTATGAACTGCTCTATGTACTGGTCGTGGTTCCATATATCCTTGTCAAGCTCAGACGTTTCGTCGCCATTCTCAACGGCAGCAAAGAAATTTCCGAAGGGAATATTCAGAATGCGATTCAGGATACCGGCAAGGATGCTCTATCCCAGCTTGCTGATTACATTAACAATATGAAAGTAGGGTATCAAAGCGCGCTGGAGAATCAAATGAAGAGCGAACGGTTAAAAACAGAGCTGATTACCAACGTATCGCATGATTTGAAGACCCCCCTTACTTCCATTATCAACTTTGTCGATTTATTAAAAAAAGAAGCGTATCCTACGGAGACCGCCCGATCCTATATTGACACCCTGGACCGCAAGGCGCTGCGGCTGAAGCTGTTGATTGAAGACCTGTTCGAAGTTTCAAAGATGGCCAGCGGCACCGTAGAGCTGGATATAGCGTACGTCGATGTGGCAACCTTGTTGACGCAGTCGATTGCTGAGTCCAATACCAATATGGGACAAGCGTCGCTCGTGATCCGGGAGAGAATCGCGAACTTCCCCATTCATGCGTATTTGGACGGCAATAAAATGTGGCGTATATTCGAGAATTTAATTGGCAACGCGCAGAAGTATTCGCTTCCAGGAACCAGAATCTATATTTATTTGGACGAAACGGAAGATCAGGTAGTATTCAAAATTCAAAACACCTCTGCGTATGAGATTGATTTTGCTGCGGAAGAGCTATTCGAACGCTTCAAAAGAGCGGATGTATCCCGCCAGACGGAGGGCTCCGGACTAGGACTGGCCATTGTAAAAAGCATCGTTGAGCTGCATGGCGGGGAGATCAAAGTTGAGATTCACGGCGATCAATTTAACGTTATTCTGCATTTACCCAAGCAACGCTTCAGTTATCGCGAAAAGCTATGA